A window of the Coprobacter fastidiosus genome harbors these coding sequences:
- a CDS encoding DUF456 domain-containing protein, with protein sequence MDTILIILGIICLITGIAGCFLPVLPGPPVAYLGILFLHFTDKVQYSGTQLLIWLLIVIITLVLDYFIPMLGSKYSGGSKWGNRGCLIGTIVGLFFLPWGIIAGPFFGAVIGELLGQKELSHAIKSGLGSLVGFLLGTALKFIVCLYFTYTFITSLINA encoded by the coding sequence ATGGATACCATATTGATTATTTTAGGAATAATTTGCCTCATTACAGGAATAGCCGGATGTTTTCTTCCGGTTCTTCCGGGACCGCCAGTTGCCTATTTAGGCATTCTTTTCTTACACTTCACCGACAAAGTACAATATTCCGGCACACAATTGCTGATTTGGTTGCTTATCGTCATCATCACATTGGTCTTAGATTATTTCATCCCGATGCTGGGCAGCAAATATAGCGGTGGAAGTAAATGGGGAAACCGAGGTTGCCTAATCGGAACGATCGTCGGGCTCTTCTTTTTACCTTGGGGAATAATAGCCGGTCCTTTCTTTGGGGCTGTTATCGGCGAATTATTAGGGCAAAAAGAACTTTCTCATGCTATAAAATCAGGGTTGGGGTCTTTAGTCGGATTCTTACTGGGAACTGCATTAAAATTTATCGTATGCCTTTACTTTACATACACATTCATAACAAGTCTTATTAATGCCTAA
- a CDS encoding HAD-IA family hydrolase, whose protein sequence is MTNPEIQTFLDKHGYDKIDLKAVLIDMDGVLYDSMKNHANAWYETISALGIDSTPREFYLYEGRTGASTINLLFQRAFNRPATEKEIHEIYAKKTESFNRQPKAEAMPGAAEFLKKIKAAGLTPVLVTGSGQTSLLDKLDHEYPGIFTPETMVTAFDVKYGKPHPEPYLIGLQKAKAKPNQAIVIENAPLGVEAGVAAGIFTIGVNTGPLDDEVLLSAGANMLVSDMQTLADRFEEIYTTLKQ, encoded by the coding sequence ATGACGAATCCGGAAATACAGACTTTTTTAGATAAGCATGGATATGACAAAATCGATCTGAAAGCCGTACTTATCGATATGGACGGTGTTTTGTATGATTCGATGAAAAATCACGCGAATGCGTGGTATGAAACGATTTCGGCTTTAGGCATAGATTCTACACCCCGTGAATTTTATTTATATGAAGGTAGAACCGGTGCTTCGACAATCAACCTACTATTCCAACGAGCATTCAACCGGCCGGCTACCGAAAAAGAGATCCACGAAATCTATGCAAAGAAAACCGAAAGTTTTAACCGCCAACCAAAAGCCGAAGCCATGCCGGGAGCGGCCGAATTTCTAAAAAAGATAAAAGCAGCCGGATTAACTCCGGTTTTGGTAACCGGATCAGGACAAACATCACTTCTTGATAAATTAGACCACGAATACCCCGGAATCTTTACCCCGGAAACAATGGTAACCGCTTTTGACGTCAAATATGGAAAACCTCATCCCGAACCATATTTAATAGGATTGCAAAAAGCCAAAGCAAAGCCGAATCAGGCAATTGTCATCGAAAACGCCCCATTAGGTGTAGAAGCCGGAGTTGCCGCAGGGATCTTTACGATCGGAGTAAATACCGGACCATTAGATGACGAAGTTCTTCTATCTGCCGGAGCAAACATGCTTGTTTCGGATATGCAAACTTTAGCTGATCGGTTCGAAGAAATATATACTACACTAAAACAATAA
- a CDS encoding acyltransferase family protein, protein MQYRFLDVIKYIMALFVVGIHCLQFNVQAVPLWVYFFLRWAVPIFFITSGYLLERKTQTKSIDKANIIYEQFLRKSVKRYLIWTVIYLPITLFIFWTNDYNWVIDLLFFIRNFFL, encoded by the coding sequence ATGCAATACAGATTTTTGGATGTCATAAAATACATTATGGCATTATTTGTTGTAGGAATTCATTGCCTGCAATTCAATGTACAAGCAGTTCCTCTATGGGTATATTTTTTCCTTCGCTGGGCAGTTCCTATATTTTTTATTACTTCAGGCTATTTACTTGAACGCAAAACACAAACAAAATCAATCGATAAAGCCAATATAATTTATGAGCAATTTCTTCGTAAAAGTGTTAAACGTTATCTTATTTGGACGGTAATCTATCTTCCAATCACATTGTTTATATTTTGGACCAATGACTACAATTGGGTTATTGACTTGCTTTTCTTCATACGTAATTTCTTTTTGTAG
- the mdh gene encoding malate dehydrogenase — protein sequence MSKVTVVGAGNVGATCANVLAFNEVADEVVLLDIKEGVAEGKALDMMQTATLLGFDTRITGVTNDYTKTAGSDVVVITSGIPRKPGMTREELIGVNAGIVKSVAASVLAHSPNAIIICVSNPMDTMTYLIQKTSGLPKNRVIGMGGALDSSRFKCYLSKALNANPNEVEGVVIGGHGDTTMIPLTRLATYKGLPVSQLLDAETLEKVAADTMVGGATLTKLLGTSAWYAPGAAAAYVVESILHDQKKIVPCSVYLEGEYGQSDICIGVPVVLGRTGWEKVVDFKLNDAEKELFEKSAAAVHKTNSVLHEIKAL from the coding sequence ATGTCAAAAGTAACAGTCGTAGGTGCAGGTAACGTAGGTGCTACATGCGCAAATGTATTGGCTTTTAATGAAGTGGCCGACGAAGTAGTATTGTTGGATATCAAAGAAGGCGTAGCAGAAGGTAAGGCATTGGACATGATGCAGACAGCAACCTTGCTCGGTTTTGATACTCGTATCACAGGAGTTACCAACGATTATACAAAAACCGCAGGTTCTGACGTTGTTGTCATTACATCCGGTATTCCTCGTAAACCGGGTATGACTCGCGAAGAATTGATCGGTGTAAATGCAGGGATTGTAAAATCGGTTGCAGCAAGTGTATTAGCACACTCTCCTAACGCAATCATTATCTGCGTAAGCAATCCTATGGACACTATGACTTATTTGATTCAGAAAACTTCGGGACTTCCTAAAAACCGCGTAATCGGTATGGGTGGAGCATTGGACAGCTCTCGTTTCAAATGCTACTTAAGCAAGGCCTTGAATGCCAACCCCAATGAAGTGGAAGGCGTTGTAATCGGCGGTCATGGCGACACGACAATGATTCCTTTAACTCGTCTTGCTACCTATAAAGGTTTGCCGGTATCTCAACTTCTCGATGCCGAAACTTTAGAAAAAGTTGCTGCCGACACTATGGTAGGAGGTGCTACATTGACAAAATTACTAGGAACTTCTGCATGGTATGCTCCGGGTGCGGCTGCTGCATACGTTGTTGAATCTATCCTTCACGATCAGAAAAAAATCGTTCCTTGCAGTGTATATCTGGAAGGCGAATACGGACAGTCAGACATCTGCATAGGCGTTCCGGTTGTTTTGGGTCGCACCGGTTGGGAAAAAGTTGTCGATTTCAAACTTAATGATGCAGAAAAAGAGTTGTTCGAAAAAAGTGCTGCTGCCGTTCACAAGACAAACAGTGTACTTCACGAGATCAAAGCTCTCTAA
- the porV gene encoding type IX secretion system outer membrane channel protein PorV — MNRIRSFFVIAFLGACFTSFAQNDVKNKFNPINTGVTSLGIAPDARGGSMGDLGAATDPDVNSQYWNPAKYAFAFSRAGVSVSYTPWLRKLVNDINLAYVAGYWKFGSSDLQALSASLRYFSLGSINITDDGGNITNSINPYEMAFDLGYSRKLSQSFSMGVVFRFIYSDLAYDETEGMKGAAAFAADISGYQTFYPIVGRSECQWSWGFNISNIGSKVSYDGGNNSAFLPTNLRLGTTFLFPLADYNTLSLSLDLNKLLVPAAPRQEDYLDVEGNEDREAYEAAKEKYQSTSPISGIFKSFSDAPGGFKEELQEINFSVGAEYAYNNQFFLRAGYYNENKYKGNRKYFTFGAGFALKVLRLDAAYVVATAQSSPLDQTLRFSLSFDMDGIKDLVGRRRR, encoded by the coding sequence ATGAACCGGATACGAAGTTTTTTTGTAATTGCTTTTCTGGGAGCTTGTTTTACTTCGTTTGCTCAGAACGATGTTAAGAATAAATTTAATCCGATTAACACGGGAGTAACCTCTTTGGGTATTGCTCCGGATGCTCGAGGCGGATCTATGGGAGACTTGGGAGCTGCTACCGATCCTGACGTGAACTCTCAATATTGGAATCCTGCAAAATATGCTTTTGCATTCAGCCGTGCGGGAGTTTCTGTATCTTATACTCCATGGCTGCGTAAATTGGTCAATGATATTAATTTAGCGTATGTGGCCGGTTATTGGAAATTCGGCAGTAGCGATTTACAGGCATTGAGTGCTTCATTGCGTTATTTTTCTTTGGGATCGATCAATATTACAGATGATGGCGGAAATATAACTAATTCTATAAATCCGTATGAGATGGCCTTTGACCTCGGTTATTCCAGAAAATTGTCACAAAGTTTTTCAATGGGTGTCGTCTTCCGGTTTATCTATTCAGATTTAGCTTATGATGAGACCGAGGGAATGAAAGGGGCGGCGGCTTTCGCTGCGGATATATCCGGTTATCAGACTTTTTATCCTATTGTAGGACGGAGCGAGTGCCAGTGGTCATGGGGATTTAATATTTCCAATATCGGTTCTAAAGTTTCGTATGACGGCGGAAATAACAGCGCTTTTTTGCCGACGAACTTGCGTTTGGGAACGACTTTCCTTTTCCCTTTGGCTGATTATAATACGTTGTCGTTGAGTCTTGACTTGAATAAGCTGTTAGTACCTGCAGCTCCAAGACAAGAAGATTATCTGGATGTAGAGGGAAACGAAGATAGAGAAGCTTATGAAGCTGCAAAAGAGAAGTATCAAAGTACATCTCCCATCAGCGGAATTTTCAAATCGTTTTCAGATGCTCCCGGAGGATTTAAAGAAGAGCTTCAAGAGATAAATTTTTCGGTAGGTGCAGAGTATGCATATAACAATCAATTTTTTCTGAGGGCCGGATATTATAATGAAAACAAGTATAAGGGGAATCGTAAATATTTTACTTTCGGAGCAGGATTTGCACTTAAGGTCCTTCGGCTGGATGCCGCTTATGTAGTTGCTACTGCACAGAGTAGCCCGTTAGATCAAACTCTGCGTTTTTCCCTTTCGTTCGATATGGACGGAATAAAAGATTTAGTCGGACGTAGAAGACGTTGA
- a CDS encoding aldose 1-epimerase: MQIEKIDFYGMSAIHFEAGGYEAIMIPEIGANVVKLSHKASGTNILRTPAEDEIETFKGRPQVFGLPLLFPPNRIEDGTYSFENRTYKYPITIPAQNNYHHGIIKSQPFIITRTETGNDYVEIEASYFSNLFNDPIYKHFPHEFICRMIFRLSAEGLKQTTVFINQSKENMPIGMGFHTPINVPFTTNGKRNNYKLKLSVGKRWEMSERSLPTGKLNDLNEEEALLRTEGLYPFGKAIEWALTNEPLSIDGKNYNGAILTDTEKGISVFYETDEQFKHWTLWNNGGEVPYVCPEPQSWATNAPNLKLPAQLTGFQFIEPGKEWKAVTRLYVR, from the coding sequence ATGCAAATCGAAAAAATTGATTTTTACGGAATGTCAGCCATTCATTTCGAAGCAGGCGGATATGAAGCAATTATGATTCCCGAAATCGGGGCTAATGTCGTTAAACTAAGCCATAAAGCTTCCGGCACAAATATATTGCGAACTCCGGCAGAAGACGAAATAGAGACTTTCAAAGGACGACCTCAAGTATTCGGACTTCCGCTTTTATTCCCTCCTAACCGTATCGAGGACGGAACTTATTCATTCGAGAACCGTACATACAAATATCCGATTACCATCCCCGCTCAGAACAATTACCATCATGGGATCATTAAATCCCAGCCGTTTATAATTACCCGGACAGAAACCGGAAATGACTACGTAGAAATAGAGGCTTCTTATTTCTCTAACTTATTTAATGATCCCATTTATAAACATTTTCCTCATGAATTCATTTGCCGCATGATTTTCCGACTGTCGGCAGAAGGTTTAAAACAAACTACCGTTTTCATCAATCAAAGCAAAGAAAATATGCCTATAGGCATGGGATTCCACACTCCTATCAATGTTCCCTTCACAACAAACGGAAAGCGAAACAACTATAAACTGAAACTGTCGGTGGGAAAACGCTGGGAAATGAGCGAACGTTCGCTCCCGACCGGAAAACTCAACGACTTGAACGAAGAAGAAGCTCTACTGCGCACCGAGGGTCTTTATCCTTTCGGCAAAGCAATAGAATGGGCTTTAACTAACGAACCGCTATCGATAGACGGGAAAAACTATAACGGAGCGATTCTGACCGATACAGAAAAAGGAATAAGCGTATTCTATGAAACCGACGAGCAATTTAAACACTGGACTCTCTGGAACAACGGTGGCGAAGTTCCCTATGTATGTCCTGAACCGCAAAGCTGGGCAACGAACGCTCCGAACTTGAAACTGCCGGCACAACTCACCGGTTTTCAATTTATAGAACCCGGTAAAGAGTGGAAAGCCGTAACACGGTTATATGTGAGATAG
- the aroB gene encoding 3-dehydroquinate synthase has protein sequence MSKQPVIFTQNISESIDEILSRYSYDKLFVLTDRNTFKFAFPLLENSKLCSNAEQIIIEADDTHKNLEALTSVWKILSDKHATRRSFMINLGGGMVTDLGGFAASTFKRGIRYINIPTTLLGAVDAAVGGKTGINFNGLKNEIGVFNPAESVLISTVFFKTLSREHLLSGYAEMLKHGLISTPDTYNKLLTLDFSDLDLDKLLGLLEESVKVKEHIVEVDPFEKNIRKSLNLGHTVGHAFESLSHERKSPIQHGYAVAWGLICELLLSHMHLGFPVERIRQLSTFIADNYGAFPITCEDYDSLYEKMTHDKKNESDSVNFTLLKDVGIVEINQTATKEEICTAFDLYRDLFHL, from the coding sequence ATGTCGAAACAACCCGTTATTTTCACACAAAATATATCTGAAAGTATCGATGAAATACTATCTCGTTATTCCTATGATAAGTTGTTTGTATTAACAGACCGGAACACTTTCAAATTTGCATTCCCTTTACTTGAAAACAGTAAGTTATGCAGTAACGCCGAACAGATCATCATCGAAGCGGACGACACGCATAAAAACTTGGAGGCTTTAACCTCCGTATGGAAAATTTTAAGTGATAAACATGCTACCCGCCGTTCTTTTATGATCAATCTGGGTGGTGGCATGGTAACTGATCTGGGAGGATTTGCAGCATCCACATTCAAACGAGGTATTCGTTATATCAATATTCCCACAACATTATTAGGTGCGGTAGATGCTGCTGTAGGCGGGAAAACCGGAATCAACTTCAACGGACTAAAAAATGAAATCGGAGTATTTAATCCGGCCGAATCGGTATTGATTTCTACTGTTTTTTTTAAAACATTATCTCGAGAACATCTCCTTTCGGGCTATGCAGAAATGCTTAAACACGGACTGATTAGCACTCCCGACACATATAACAAATTATTGACATTGGATTTCTCCGATCTCGATTTAGACAAATTGCTGGGACTACTGGAAGAATCGGTAAAAGTAAAAGAACACATAGTGGAAGTTGATCCTTTTGAAAAGAATATCCGAAAATCTTTAAATCTCGGCCATACGGTAGGGCATGCATTCGAAAGTTTATCGCACGAACGCAAATCTCCGATACAACACGGATATGCCGTAGCTTGGGGACTGATTTGCGAACTGCTATTATCACACATGCATTTAGGGTTTCCGGTAGAGCGTATTCGTCAATTATCGACTTTCATTGCTGATAATTACGGTGCTTTTCCAATTACGTGTGAAGATTACGACTCTTTATATGAAAAGATGACCCACGACAAAAAAAATGAATCGGATAGTGTCAATTTCACATTGCTGAAAGATGTCGGCATAGTGGAAATTAACCAAACAGCAACAAAAGAGGAAATATGTACCGCTTTTGATCTGTACCGAGATCTTTTTCATCTATAA
- the ispF gene encoding 2-C-methyl-D-erythritol 2,4-cyclodiphosphate synthase yields MKIRVGFGFDVHRLVEGRELWLGGIRIEHSCGLLGHSDADVLIHALCDALLGAANMRDIGFHFPDTAGEYKNIDSKILLRDTVKMIRDKGYQIGNADITVCAERPKLNPHIPAMKKCLAEVMEVDEEDISIKATTTEKLGFTGREEGISVYATVLLQK; encoded by the coding sequence ATGAAGATAAGGGTAGGCTTCGGTTTTGATGTTCATCGGTTGGTCGAAGGCCGGGAACTTTGGTTAGGAGGCATTCGCATAGAACATTCGTGCGGTTTGCTCGGGCATTCGGATGCGGATGTTTTGATTCATGCCCTATGCGATGCTTTGTTGGGGGCAGCCAATATGCGGGACATCGGCTTTCATTTTCCGGATACGGCAGGAGAGTATAAAAATATAGATAGTAAAATTCTGTTGCGAGATACGGTTAAGATGATTAGAGATAAGGGATACCAAATAGGTAATGCAGATATTACGGTTTGTGCCGAGCGGCCCAAATTAAATCCTCATATTCCGGCAATGAAGAAGTGTCTGGCAGAAGTTATGGAAGTTGATGAAGAGGATATATCTATAAAAGCTACAACAACAGAGAAGCTTGGATTCACAGGGCGAGAAGAAGGTATTTCGGTCTATGCCACGGTGCTGTTGCAAAAATAA
- the argH gene encoding argininosuccinate lyase, whose product MAQKLWEKNVQVNADIDRFTVGKDREMDLYLAPYDILGSIAHITMLESIGLLTKNELDILTGELRNIYTIAEKGEFIIEDGIEDVHSQVELMLTRKLGDIGKKIHSGRSRNDQVLVDLKLFIRSEIKTLVELSDNLINALIRQSDTYKNILMPGYTHLQVAMPSSFGLWFGAYAESLVDDLTVMQAAYRICNRNPLGSAAGYGSSFPLNRTMTTRLLGFDSMDYNVVYAQMGRGKTERIVASAMGSIAATLSKLAFDACLFNSQNFGFIKLPDEYTTGSSIMPHKKNPDVFELTRAKCNKIQALPYQITLISNNLPSGYFRDLQIIKEVFLPAFDELKECLRMVTEMMSHMTVNTHILDDDKYKLIFSVEEVNRLTLSGVPFRDAYKQVGLSIEAGTFEPDKHVQHTHEGSIGNLCNDRISLLKQQVIDGFDFNKIETAEAALLGKS is encoded by the coding sequence ATGGCACAGAAACTCTGGGAAAAGAATGTTCAGGTAAATGCGGATATAGACCGATTTACAGTAGGGAAAGACAGAGAAATGGATCTCTATTTGGCCCCGTACGACATATTGGGCTCTATTGCCCACATTACTATGCTCGAAAGTATCGGATTATTGACAAAAAACGAGCTGGATATTCTGACCGGAGAACTTCGGAACATCTACACCATAGCTGAAAAGGGCGAGTTTATTATCGAAGACGGTATTGAAGACGTTCATTCGCAAGTAGAACTGATGCTCACCCGCAAATTAGGGGACATAGGGAAGAAGATACACAGCGGGCGCTCTCGAAATGATCAAGTGCTGGTAGATCTAAAACTATTTATTCGGAGTGAGATAAAAACTCTTGTCGAGCTTTCCGACAACTTAATAAATGCACTAATCCGACAAAGCGATACATATAAAAATATCCTAATGCCCGGATACACGCATTTGCAAGTCGCCATGCCTTCTTCTTTCGGACTTTGGTTCGGAGCCTATGCAGAAAGTCTCGTCGATGACCTGACTGTTATGCAGGCGGCTTATCGCATCTGCAACAGAAACCCGTTAGGATCTGCTGCCGGATACGGTTCATCATTCCCTTTGAATAGAACAATGACTACCCGACTTTTAGGGTTTGATTCTATGGATTATAACGTTGTATATGCTCAAATGGGACGAGGAAAAACCGAACGGATCGTTGCATCGGCAATGGGGTCAATCGCTGCAACATTATCTAAATTGGCCTTTGATGCCTGTTTATTTAACTCCCAAAATTTCGGATTCATCAAACTTCCGGATGAATATACTACAGGATCAAGCATCATGCCACACAAGAAAAATCCGGACGTATTTGAATTGACTCGTGCCAAATGTAATAAAATACAAGCTCTGCCGTATCAAATTACATTAATCTCCAACAATCTTCCATCAGGATATTTCAGAGACCTGCAAATCATTAAAGAAGTATTTTTACCGGCCTTTGATGAATTAAAGGAGTGCCTGCGCATGGTAACGGAAATGATGAGCCATATGACCGTAAACACCCATATTCTGGACGATGATAAATACAAATTGATATTCAGCGTCGAAGAAGTCAATCGTCTGACCCTTTCAGGAGTTCCGTTCCGGGATGCTTACAAACAGGTCGGATTGAGCATCGAAGCCGGAACATTTGAACCCGACAAACATGTGCAACATACACATGAAGGCAGTATCGGTAATCTCTGCAACGACCGCATATCTTTACTAAAACAGCAAGTTATAGACGGATTTGATTTTAATAAAATCGAAACGGCTGAAGCTGCTCTTTTAGGGAAATCTTGA
- the priA gene encoding replication restart helicase PriA, producing the protein MSQFADVILPLPLHKYYTYRIPAELKENLSTGSRVIVPFGRKKYYTAIVIFTHNHAPADYETKEIISLLDNEPILRRPQLKFWEWIAGYYFCSVGDVYKAALPSGLKLESETLVSPNPDYEENPDNRLIERESILLDTLSKYPKISVQDLEKESGLRNILPVIRTLLDKEALFITEQIKRKYRPKTETYIKLAFGPEEQEKLRPIFEQLAPAKKQLKLLMAYLELSSFMQRGQFKEVPRNTLLERADVSSSVLSGLIDKGILISYKREISRLDTSGRSAEPAHALNTVQQKALDQIFHSFKDKEVTLLHGVTSSGKTEIYIHLIQEVIQKGRQVLYLVPEIALTTQLTTRLQRVFGDSLAIYHSKFTDNERVEIWNNLLKDKGIRVILGVRSSIFLPFRDLGLVIVDEEHENTYKQQDPAPRYHARNAAIVLASMHGAKTLLGSATPALESYYNAQQGKYGFVELTSRFEDIQLPRILVANTQELRRKKQMTGNISPLLLDEANQALKRGEQVILFQNRRGFAPVIECKLCAWVPKCKYCDVTLTYHKRYHQLTCHYCGYTCEVPRQCPACGHTEIDIRGFGTERIEEDIAQYFPDYQIARMDLDTTRTRKAYEQLIEDFEQHKTQILVGTQMITKGLDFDNVSVVGILSADTMMNFPDFRAHERAFQLMAQVAGRAGRKKRQGTVILQTAQPEHPLIQQVINHDYAGMFHTQLKERQQFSYPPFFRLIYIYLKHRDETILNSVACSYATRLRQVFAHRILGPDLPPVARIQSLYIRKIVLKVENNASMAKVRELLYQAQDDMLKDERFKSVTVYYDVDPM; encoded by the coding sequence GTGTCCCAATTTGCCGATGTCATATTACCTCTTCCGTTACATAAATATTATACATACCGTATTCCTGCGGAATTAAAAGAAAATTTATCTACCGGAAGCCGGGTTATCGTCCCCTTCGGACGAAAAAAATATTATACGGCTATCGTCATTTTTACTCACAATCATGCACCTGCCGATTATGAGACAAAAGAAATCATCTCTTTATTAGACAATGAACCTATTTTACGGCGTCCTCAACTCAAATTTTGGGAATGGATTGCCGGATATTATTTCTGTTCTGTCGGCGATGTGTATAAAGCGGCATTACCGTCGGGGTTAAAATTAGAAAGCGAAACCTTGGTTTCTCCTAACCCTGATTATGAAGAAAATCCGGACAATCGACTGATAGAAAGGGAGTCAATATTATTAGACACACTAAGCAAGTATCCCAAAATCTCAGTACAAGATCTGGAAAAAGAGAGCGGATTACGCAATATTTTACCCGTTATCCGTACTCTGCTCGACAAAGAGGCCTTATTCATTACAGAACAGATAAAACGGAAATATCGTCCTAAAACCGAGACATATATAAAACTGGCTTTCGGACCGGAAGAACAAGAGAAATTACGGCCCATTTTCGAACAATTAGCTCCTGCCAAGAAACAGCTCAAATTATTGATGGCCTATCTCGAATTGTCATCATTCATGCAAAGAGGGCAATTTAAAGAAGTACCCCGAAACACTCTGCTCGAAAGAGCCGATGTATCCTCATCTGTCCTTTCAGGGCTGATCGACAAAGGAATACTGATCTCTTATAAACGGGAGATAAGCCGGTTAGACACTTCCGGACGGTCTGCCGAGCCTGCTCATGCTCTCAATACAGTGCAGCAAAAAGCTCTTGACCAAATATTTCATTCTTTCAAGGATAAAGAGGTTACTTTGCTGCACGGTGTAACTTCCAGCGGTAAGACTGAGATATATATCCACCTGATTCAAGAAGTCATTCAAAAAGGGAGACAGGTGCTTTATCTCGTTCCCGAAATAGCTTTGACCACTCAACTTACAACCCGACTACAACGGGTTTTCGGAGACAGTCTTGCTATTTACCATTCCAAATTTACGGATAACGAACGCGTAGAGATATGGAACAATCTCCTAAAGGACAAGGGAATACGAGTCATTCTCGGAGTGCGATCCTCGATATTTTTGCCTTTCAGAGACTTAGGACTGGTTATTGTAGATGAAGAACACGAAAATACGTATAAACAACAAGATCCTGCACCACGCTATCATGCCCGTAACGCAGCCATCGTATTGGCATCGATGCACGGCGCAAAAACATTATTAGGAAGTGCAACTCCGGCTTTAGAAAGCTATTATAATGCACAACAAGGGAAATATGGATTCGTAGAACTTACCTCCCGATTCGAAGATATACAATTGCCCCGAATATTAGTAGCCAACACTCAAGAACTTCGTCGTAAAAAACAGATGACCGGCAATATATCTCCTCTGCTTCTCGATGAAGCCAATCAGGCCCTAAAAAGAGGAGAACAAGTCATTTTATTTCAAAACCGTAGAGGTTTCGCCCCGGTAATAGAATGCAAACTTTGCGCCTGGGTTCCCAAATGCAAATATTGCGACGTAACGTTAACCTATCATAAACGATATCATCAGCTTACTTGTCATTATTGCGGATATACATGTGAAGTTCCCAGACAATGCCCGGCCTGCGGACATACCGAAATCGATATTCGAGGATTCGGGACAGAGCGCATCGAAGAAGATATAGCCCAATATTTTCCGGATTACCAAATCGCCCGTATGGATCTGGACACCACTCGTACACGGAAGGCTTATGAACAACTGATCGAAGACTTCGAACAGCACAAAACTCAAATTCTGGTCGGGACTCAAATGATCACCAAAGGACTGGACTTCGATAATGTAAGCGTAGTCGGTATTTTAAGTGCCGATACAATGATGAATTTCCCTGATTTCAGAGCTCACGAACGGGCATTTCAGCTTATGGCTCAAGTTGCAGGACGCGCCGGACGAAAGAAGCGTCAGGGTACTGTAATTCTGCAAACGGCACAGCCCGAACATCCGCTCATACAACAAGTTATCAACCACGACTACGCAGGAATGTTTCATACGCAATTGAAAGAGCGTCAGCAATTCTCCTATCCCCCTTTCTTTCGGTTGATATATATTTATCTGAAACATAGGGATGAAACAATTCTCAATTCGGTTGCATGTTCTTATGCAACACGTTTACGACAAGTTTTCGCTCATCGCATATTAGGCCCGGATCTTCCTCCCGTTGCCCGGATACAATCTCTATATATCCGCAAAATCGTTCTAAAAGTAGAAAATAATGCATCTATGGCAAAAGTGAGAGAACTCTTATATCAGGCTCAAGACGATATGTTAAAAGACGAACGATTCAAATCTGTTACCGTATATTACGATGTCGATCCTATGTAA